From one Mytilus edulis chromosome 1, xbMytEdul2.2, whole genome shotgun sequence genomic stretch:
- the LOC139503310 gene encoding uncharacterized protein: MDTFEIAIKLVTSKSFMASIDLRHAYYSVPIAEEHQKFLRFYWNGKLFQYTCLPNGISSAPRIFTKLFKPVYSSLRVLGHVNVGYIDDSLLLGETIEECNKNVNDTIELMSKLGFVIHEDKSVFQPSKQIIFLGNIIDSENMIITLTADKKQNLVKECKWLLQRNLAKIRDVAKVIGLIVSSFSAVEFGKLFYRNLEKEKIIALKNSKGDFEQSMLISNQMKGDLEWWVANVSTELRHISHGSPQIVIQTDASLLGWGGILSDNEIGVCLFVSSFQFIEPVHFQNQRGRCKRSSNSSILADTNLVSETNAVVNRQSNRSSKEQEDFESSSRSTICSSFTQENETNCMSSVRSSFRERGFSKETTHILMSSWKSSKKKQYQVYIRKWFKYCNKKQINCFQISVGTVLEFFTTLFKEGNLGYSSLNLARGALSSLGLTIDSIPVGRHAMVIRYMKGIFNLRPPRPRYESTWDVSKVLQFLRSLSPVKYLKLKDLTLKLTMLIALTNAARAQSIHFMNVNHVHKVKGEFIFVLNELVKQSRPGYKEPTVNIKAYPPDRRLCVYTVYKEYVFRTKLFRGKHEPLLLSYVKPHQPVSRDTISRWIKVVMAKANIDTTIFKAHSVRSASVSKAKMNAVPISRILQKAGWSDAKTFAKFYNKKIEKDENSFSFNVLKN, encoded by the exons ATGGACACTTTTGAAATTGCCATTAAACTTGTAACTAGCAAATCATTTATGGCTTCTATTGATTTGAGACATGCTTATTATAGTGTTCCAATTGCAGAGGAACATCAAAAGTTTTTACGGTTTTATTGGAACGGAAAACTTTTTCAATACACATGCTTACCTAATGGGATTTCCTCCGCACCTAgaatatttactaaattatttAAACCTGTTTACTCTAGTCTTAGAGTTTTAGGTCATGTGAATGTTGGTTACATAGACGATAGTCTTTTATTAGGAGAGACTATAGAAGAatgtaataaaaatgtaaatgacACAATTGAATTAATGTCAAAATTAGGATTTGTCATACATGAAGACAAATCTGTTTTTCAACcatcaaaacaaattatattctTGGGTAATATTATTGATTCAGAAAATATGATTATAACCCTTACGgcagacaaaaaacaaaacctaGTAAAAGAATGTAAATGGTTACTGCAGAGAAACTTAGCTAAGATTAGAGATGTAGCAAAAGTCATTGGACTTATAGTCTCCTCTTTTTCTGCCGTTGAATTCGGTAAATTGTTTTATCGTAACcttgaaaaggaaaaaattaTAGCTTTAAAAAACTCAAAAGGAGATTTTGAACAAAGCATGCTTATTTCTAATCAGATGAAAGGAGATTTAGAATGGTGGGTTGCTAATGTGTCTACTGAATTAAGACATATAAGCCATGGTAGTCCACAAATTGTGATTCAAACAGATGCCTCATTATTAGGATGGGGTGGCATATTAAGTGATAATGAAATTGGAG TTTGTCTATTTGTTTCCTCCTTTCAGTTTATTGAGCCGGTGCATTTTCAAAATCAGAGAGGACGGTGCAAGAGGAGTAGTAATAGCTCCATTTTGGCAGACACAAACTTGGTTTCCGAGACTAATGCAGTTGTTAACAGACAATCCAATCGTTCTTCCAAAGAACAAGAAGATTTTGAATCTTCCTCACGATCCACAATCTGTTCATCCTTTACACAAGAAAATGAAACTAATTGCATGTCTAGTGTCAGGAGTAGCTTCAGAGAACGAGGATTTTCTAAAGAAACAACCCACATACTCATGTCGTCTTGGAAATCAAGTAAAAAGAAACAGTACCAAGTGTATATCAGGAAATGGTTCAAATAttgtaacaaaaaacaaattaattgcTTTCAAATTTCTGTAGGAACAGTGCTTGAATTTTTTACAACTTTATTTAAGGAAGGTAATTTAGGCTATAGTAGTTTAAATCTAGCTCGAGGAGCTCTTTCGTCTTTAGGACTTACTATTGACAGTATTCCAGTTGGACGTCATGCAATGGTGATAAGATACATGAAAGGAATTTTTAATCTTCGTCCACCCAGACCTAGATATGAATCTACATGGGACGTTAGTAAAGTACTACAATTTTTGCGTAGCCTATCACcagtgaaatatttaaaattgaaagatttaaCATTAAAACTTACGATGTTAATAGCTTTGACAAATGCAGCTCGAGCTCAATCAATTCATTTCATGAATGTTAATCATGTACATAAAGTGAAGggagaatttatttttgttttgaatgaacTTGTTAAACAAAGCCGACCTGGTTATAAGGAGCCAACTGTAAATATAAAGGCTTACCCTCCAGATAGGAGACTTTGTGTATATACTGTGTATAAAGAATATGTATTTCGTACCAAATTGTTTAGAGGGAAACATGAACCGTTACTTTTAAGTTATGTGAAACCACATCAGCCGGTTTCAAGAGATACAATTTCTAGATGGATAAAAGTAGTAATGGCAAAAGCTAATATTGACACAACAATTTTCAAAGCTCACAGTGTTAGATCTGCATCAGTTTCTAAAGCAAAGATGAATGCAGTGCCTATTTCTCGTATCTTACAAAAAGCAGGATGGTCAGATGCAAAaacatttgcaaaattttataataaaaagattgaaaaagatgaaaattcTTTCAGCTTTAATGTGTTGAAGAATTAA
- the LOC139503524 gene encoding uncharacterized protein: MAEKMIEKGSASKRKSSLEDISNTDEDELLSEKINSVSSAAGKRKHESTKSKASASGGANTSSVKGKKPAKVNSNETQNPGPSTSAKVDNHDAIMSMLVSIQEGQKRQSDDIRSLKDRVQDIEEYDEGNNYDDNYDEGEENPHDDGENVDNESEPPAKKQNKDDNRFSSMSKRCKVQELCDVKIDEVLANNVNELFRNGMNEEQYSELTKDENNARPENCEGLSIVRINQLMWNVISPGAQSADKKLQFLERTIVKAATILTKTVNKMAIDENNNANGNSGSGEYIDKCNDVLALLGHANRQLNMTRRDFLKPEMMAEYVPLCSHSVPYTNNLFGDDVSKVAKDIEDCSKVGNKLKFGSGRGRGGGFFRGGRGGHRGTFSRGGYRGGRGGFRGGRGRGSGPIPKNSQRGGNPQKY; the protein is encoded by the coding sequence ATGGCGGAGAAAATGATCGAAAAGGGGTCCGCCTCAAAAAGAAAGTCTTCACTTGAAGACATCAGTAATACGGACGAAGATGAGCTTCTGTCCGAGAAGATAAATTCCGTTTCCAGCGCGGCTGGTAAAAGGAAACATGAGTCGACAAAGTCGAAAGCTTCCGCGAGTGGCGGAGCAAACACTTCAAGTGTAAAGGGTAAGAAACCAGCGAAGGTTAATAGTAATGAAACTCAAAACCCTGGCCCTTCTACCTCTGCAAAAGTAGACAATCATGATGCAATCATGTCAATGTTAGTCTCAATCCAAGAAGGTCAGAAAAGACAATCTGACGATATAAGGTCTTTAAAAGACCGGGTACAAGACATTGAAGAATATGACGAGGGTAATAATTATGATGATAATTATGATGAAGGTGAAGAAAACCCCCATGATGATGGGGAAAATGTAGACAATGAAAGTGAACCACCTGCTAAGAAGCAGAACAAAGATGATAATAGGTTTTCATCTATGTCTAAGAGATGTAAGGTTCAAGAACTTTGTGATGTCAAAATTGATGAGGTCTTGGCAAATAATGTCAATGAGTTGTTCAGGAATGGTATGAATGAGGAACAATACTCTGAGTTAACTAAAGATGAAAATAATGCAAGACCTGAAAATTGTGAAGGTTTATCTATTGTAAGAATAAACCAACTCATGTGGAATGTAATTTCTCCAGGAGCACAATCTGCtgataaaaaattacaatttcttGAAAGAACTATTGTAAAAGCAGCAACAATTCTAACAAAAACTGTCAACAAAATGGCTATTGACGAAAACAACAATGCCAATGGTAACTCTGGTAGTGGAGAATACATTGACAAATGTAATGATGTATTGGCTTTGTTGGGCCATGCAAACCGCCAATTGAATATGACTAGAAGGGATTTTTTAAAGCCCGAAATGATGGCAGAATATGTGCCTCTCTGCTCACACTCTGTTCCTTACACAAACAACCTTTTTGGAGATGATGTTTCTAAAGTTGCAAAGGACATTGAAGATTGTTCCAAAGTTGGAAACAAGTTGAAGTTTGGTAGTGGCAGAGGTAGAGGCGGAGGCTTCTTCAGAGGTGGTAGAGGAGGCCACAGAGGTACTTTTAGCAGAGGTGGCTACCGTGGAGGAAGAGGTGGCTTCCGAGGAGGAAGAGGTCGAGGTTCCGGCCCTATTCCAAAAAACTCCCAGAGAGGAGGAAATCCACAGAAGTATTAG